The Corvus moneduloides isolate bCorMon1 chromosome 5, bCorMon1.pri, whole genome shotgun sequence genome includes a region encoding these proteins:
- the RPL7L1 gene encoding 60S ribosomal protein L7-like 1 has translation MEHTRNTTPTPSQLSARLWHHLRVTRLSHRVSQCPLLLSARSVWNALGQRRAGQQRVPPRRDRRFPALRDPGQRRAAPQEERPWPRPAPAHARRRPGKMAELEEPRRRIPLVPENLLKKRKAYLAIKATQAKQALLNKRKQQKGKQIQFRRLETFVRDSWRKRRDDTRLRRMEQRPGQAAAPQESKLAFVVRIVDIKGVTKRVKRVMELLRLRKNYTGVFVKLSPLSLKMLRIVEPYVAWGQPNLKSVRELILKRGQAKIKKKRVPLTDNMLIEQHLGGCGIICLEDLIHEIYSTGKYFKRVTSFLWPFHLSVARHASRNRVGFLKEMGKPGYRGEAINQLIRQLN, from the exons ATGGAGCACACCAGGAACACAACCCCAACACCATCCCAACTGAGCGCGAGGCTCTGGCACCACCTGCGGGTGACCCGGCTGTCGCACCGCGTGTCCCAGTGCCCGCTCCTCCTCAGTGCTCGCAGCGTGTGGAACGCGCTGGGACAGCGGAGGGCCGGCCAGCAGCGCGTCCCTCCCCGCCGGGACAGGCGCTTCCCGGCGCTCCGCGATCCCGGGCAAAGGAGAGCGGCGCCTCAGGAGGAGCGGCCatggccccgccccgccccggcgcATGCGCGGCGGCGGCCCGGCAAGATGGCGGAGCTGGAGGA GCCGAGGCGGCGGATCCCGCTGGTGCCGGAGAACTtgctgaagaagaggaaggcgTACTTGGCCATCAAGGCCACCCAGGCCAAGCAGGCGCTGCTCAACAAACGCAAG CAGCAGAAGGGGAAACAGATCCAGTTCAGACGCCTGGAGACCTTTGTTCGGGATTCATGGCGCAAACGCCGGGATGACACCCGGCTGAGGCGCATGGAGCAGAGGCCTGGGCAGGCAGCGGCACCTCAGGAGAGCAAACTGGCCTTCGTCGTGCGGATTGTGGA TATTAAGGGAGTGACTAAGAGGGTGAAAAGAGTGATGGAGTTGCTGCGGCTGAGGAAGAATTACACTGGGGTATTCGTTAAGCTGAGCCCACTGTCGCTGAAGATGCTGCGGATTGTGGAGCCTTATGTGGCGTGGGG GCAGCCTAACCTGAAATCTGTACGAGAGCTGATCCTGAAACGGGGCCAAGCCAAGATCAAGAAAAAGAGGGTGCCTCTGACAGACAACATGCTGATAGAGCAACATTTAG ggGGCTGTGGTATTATTTGCTTGGAAGACCTTATTCATGAAATCTACTCAACTGGCAAGTATTTCAAACGAGTCACCAGCTTTCTGTGGCCCTTCCATCTGTCAGTGGCTCGCCACGCGTCGCGGAACAGAGTGGGTTTCCTCAAGGAGATGGGCAAGCCTGGCTACAGAGGGGAAGCAATCAACCAGCTCATCCGTCAGCTCAACTAG
- the MAD2L1 gene encoding mitotic spindle assembly checkpoint protein MAD2A, translated as MAAQQQLGREHQGITLRGSAELVAEFFSYGINSILYQRGIYPPETFTRVQKYGLTLLVTTDPELANYLNNVTEQMKEWLYKCIVQRLVVVISSIESSEVLERWQFDIECDKTAKDDNGPREKSQKAIQDEIRSVIRQITATVTFLPLLESACAFDLLIYTDKDLAVPEKWEESGPQFIANSEEVRLRSFTTTIHKVNTTVAYKKDSVP; from the exons ATGGCAGCGCAGCAGCAGCTCGGCCGCGAGCACCAGGGCATCACCCTGCGCGGCAGCGCAGAGCTCGTCGCCGAATTCTTCT CCTATGGAATCAACAGCATCCTGTACCAGCGGGGCATCTACCCCCCCGAGACCTTCACCCGCGTGCAGAAGTACGGACTCACCCTGCTGGTCACCACGGACCCCGAGCTGGCCAACTACCTCAACAACGTGACGGAGCAGATGAAAG AGTGGCTGTACAAGTGCATCGTGCAGCGCCTGGTGGTGGTCATCTCCAGCATCGAGAGCAGCGAGGTCCTGGAGCGGTGGCAGTTTGACATCGAGTGTGACAAAACTGCAAAGGATGACAA tgGGCCACGAGAGAAATCTCAGAAGGCAATTCAGGATGAAATTCGCTCTGTCATCAGACAAATAACTGCCACAGTAACCTTCCTGCCACTCTTGGAATCTGCCT GTGCCTTTGACTTGCTGATATACACAGATAAAGATCTGGCAGTGCCAGAAAAGTGGGAAGAGTCAGGACCACAGTTCATAGCCAATTCAGAAGAGGTTCGGCTGCGTTCCTTCACTACCACAATCCACAAAGTCAACACCACGGTGGCTTACAAAAAGGATTCTGTTCCCTAA